A single Cannabis sativa cultivar Pink pepper isolate KNU-18-1 chromosome 7, ASM2916894v1, whole genome shotgun sequence DNA region contains:
- the LOC115697180 gene encoding dolichyl-diphosphooligosaccharide--protein glycosyltransferase subunit 4A-like gives MIDDQNLSFIANFLDIFIFSLVIVYHYVAADPKYETN, from the coding sequence ATGATTGACGATCAAAACCTTAGTTTCATTGCCAATTTTTTGGACATCTTCATTTTTTCTCTAGTAATTGTATATCATTATGTTGCAGCTGACCCAAAGTATGAAACCAACTAA
- the LOC133039654 gene encoding uncharacterized protein LOC133039654: protein MMIINDKRHETIEKGQIYKDKETLISTLCYFAIKKTFQYKVVKSCTKEYNIVCLDTNCKWSLKATKNGNTETFIIRSYEEEHTCAITIRFGDQRQATSKLIADFVKPKFLNTKTKCSPCVHKDEMKDKYGIKMNYMKALRSKERAQTRLHGNAKESYNLLPRYYIEKDDDDSFKYAFVALNAAIKGWPNCKPIIVVDGTFLKAAYGGTLLTANTQDAESKIFPLAYWIVDSENDKSWEWFLKKIREAFGVRECQCLISDRHESIIKATRKVFPEITHGYCIFHLLSNLKTKFKKNAKHFRVPFFAAAKAYTEMEFEFHMRELDNLDKRIRPYLEKIGHEKWSRYSTMTSNIAEALNSANLAARETPVTTLMECLRAQMQEWTYNNRKEAQKCTTRLTPSSEKKLIGNYVQSLRLTVKPQTELFEVIDEDEQE, encoded by the exons ATGATGATCATCAATGACAAACGACATGAAACAATAGAGAAGGGGCAAATTTACAAGGACAAAGAAACATTGATAAGTACACTATGCTACTTTGCAATCAAGAAGACATTTCAATACAAAGTAGTGAAATCTTGCACAAAAGAATACAACATAGTGTGTTTGGACACAAACTGCAAATGGAGTTTAAAGGCTACAAAAAATGGAAACACAGAAACATTCATAATAAGGAGCTACGAAGAAGAACACACATGTGCGATTACAATAAGATTTGGAGATCAACGACAAGCTACATCAAAGTTGATAGCAGACTTTGTAAAACCAAAATTCTTGAACACGAAAACAAAGTGCAGCCCCTGCGTACATAAAGACGAAATGAAAGACAAATACGGAATAAAGATGAATTACATGAAAGCATTGCGTAGTAAAGAGCGAGCACAAACCCGGCTACATGGAAATGCTAAAGAGTCGTACAATCTCTTGCCAAGATACT ACATAGAGAAAGATGATGATGACAGTTTCAAATATGCATTTGTTGCATTGAATGCTGCTATAAAAGGTTGGCCAAACTGCAAACCAATCATCGTGGTAGACGGTACATTCCTAAAGGCCGCGTATGGAGGCACGTTGCTCACTGCCAACACACAAGATGCAGAATCTAAAATTTTTCCACTAGCATACTGGATAGTTGATTCTGAGAACGATAAATCGTGGGAGtggttcttaaaaaaaataagagaagcaTTCGGGGTTCGAGAATGTCAATGCCTAATATCAGACAGACATGAAAGCATCATCAAAGCAACTAGGAAAGTGTTCCCTGAAATAACACATGGCTACTGCATCTTCCACCTCTTGTCGAAcctcaaaacaaaattcaagaaaaatgcAAAGCATTTCAGAGTGCCATTCTTTGCAGCTGCAAAAGCTTACACAGAAATGGAGTTTGAATTCCATATGAGGGAGCTAGACAACTTGGATAAGCGCATAAGACCGTACCTGGAGAAAATTGGCCATGAAAAATGGTCAAG GTACTCTACCATGACATCAAACATAGCTGAGGCACTGAACTCAGCAAATTTAGCAGCAAGGGAAACACCAGTGACAACATTAATGGAGTGCTTGAGGGCACAAATGCAAGAATGGACATACAATAATAGAAAGGAGGCACAAAAATGCACAACAAGGCTGACACCATCATCTGAGAAAAAACTCATAGGGAACTATGTACAGTCATTGCGACTAACA GTGAAACCACAAACCGAACTGTTTGAGGTGATAGATGAAGACGAACAAGAATAG
- the LOC133029339 gene encoding uncharacterized protein LOC133029339 yields MGATGLNVDSNIELEDDPIPVEETPLVDKRKSKKPIALTSPFMEYDSSISSSKDGSGYGVVKYVAGLCPLDDKIGEDVEHKDEIDFDLWLGEGRRSKKDPHDKEKVYLKGKDKIVPPFRFGVEDVATKMWFHKLAYPGQCLTNSVS; encoded by the exons atggGTGCAACAGGTCTCAATGTTGATTCTAACATTGAACTTGAAGATGACCCAATTCCCGTTGAAGAAACTCCTCTTGTTGACAAGAGGAAATCTAAGAAACCCATAGCGCTGACGTCTCCGTTTATGGAGTATGACTCTTCCATTTCTAGTTCTAAAGATGGTTCTGGTTATGGAGTTGTTAAGTATGTGGCTGGGTTGTGTCCTCTCGATGATAAGATTGGTGAAGATGTAGAACATAAAGACGAGATTGATTTTGACTTGTGGCTTGGTGAAGGACGCCGATCGAAGAAAGAtcc GCATGATAAGGAGAAGGTTTACTTGAAGGGTAAGGATAAGATTGTTCCCCCTTTTCGTTTTGGCGTGGAAGATGTTGCAACGAAGATGTGGTTCCACAAGCTTGCATATCCTGGCCAATGTTTGACTAATTCtgtaagttaa